A genomic stretch from Anoplopoma fimbria isolate UVic2021 breed Golden Eagle Sablefish chromosome 8, Afim_UVic_2022, whole genome shotgun sequence includes:
- the trnau1apb gene encoding tRNA selenocysteine 1-associated protein 1-like isoform X1, translated as MFNRQTSLWMGDLDPYMDENFIKQAFSAMGESPFGVKIITHRITGGSAGYCFVELADEASVDRCVQRLNGKLVPGSNPPRKFKLNYATYGKRPEAGPEFSVFVGDLASEVDDFQLHQVFKKYLSCKGAKVVTDQYGYSRGYGFVKFGEEGEQKKAIEECQGTMLGGKPLRLSIAVAKSQKMSNFHGGQGQNYHSNYNQSQSSYYGNQGNGGQGGYYSQWGGYDQYSGYNSGYNSGYGAAYGSGYNYNYGPYGYPPPGHVMPPPPMGMPPTDMSGAVEQSHEEGGDVDEDNSEEPIPECDVDQWNKDFMQRSEELYDAMMSCHWEPLDSVNSPIPSLS; from the exons atgtttAACCGACAGACGAGCCTATGGATGGGTGAT TTGGACCCATACATGGATGAGAACTTCATCAAGCAGGCATTTAGCGCCATGGGAGAATCGCCGTTTGGAGTCAAGATCATCACTCACAGGATAACAGG TGGTTCAGCGGGATACTGCTTTGTGGAGCTGGCTGATGAAGCTAGCGTCGACCGCTGTGTCCAAAGGCTGAACGGGAAACTGGTTCCCGGATCAAACCCG CCCCGGAAGTTTAAGCTAAACTATGCCACCTACGGGAAACGACCAGAGGCGGG GCCGGAGTTCTCAGTGTTTGTGGGCGACTTGGCCTCTGAGGTGGATGACTTCCAACTGCACCAAGTTTTTAAGAAGTACCTTTCCTGCAAGGGAGCCAAAGTAGTTACTGACCAGTATGGATACTCCAG AGGTTACGGCTTTGTCAAGTTTGGGGAGGAGGGTGAGCAGAAGAAGGCCATCGAGGAGTGCCAGGGCACCATGCTGGGGGGGAAGCCGCTCCGACTCAGCATCGCTGTAGCAAAGAG CCAGAAGATGAGCAACTTCCACGGCGGCCAGGGCCAGAATTACCATAGCAACTACAACCAGTCCCAGTCCAGTTACTACGGCAACCAGGGTAACGGGGGTCAGGGGGGTTACTACTCTCAGTGGGGTGGCTATGACCAGTACAGTGGCTACAACAGCGGCTACAACAGCGGCTATGGCGCCGCCTATGGCAGTggctacaactacaactacggGCCCTATGGGTACCCGCCACCAGGCCACGTGATGCCACCGCCTCCCATGGGGATGCCACCAACTGACATGTCAGGAGCTGTGGAG CAGAGTCACGAGGAGGGTGGTGATGTAGACGAGGATAATTCAGAAG AACCCATCCCCGAATGTGACGTGGATCAGTGGAACAAAGACTTCATGCAGCGGAGCGAGGAGCTCTACGACGCCATGATGAGCTGTCACTGGGAACCCCTGGACTCTGTGAACTCCCCgatcccctccctctcctga
- the trnau1apb gene encoding tRNA selenocysteine 1-associated protein 1-like isoform X2 yields MFNRQTSLWMGDLDPYMDENFIKQAFSAMGESPFGVKIITHRITGGSAGYCFVELADEASVDRCVQRLNGKLVPGSNPPRKFKLNYATYGKRPEAGPEFSVFVGDLASEVDDFQLHQVFKKYLSCKGAKVVTDQYGYSRGYGFVKFGEEGEQKKAIEECQGTMLGGKPLRLSIAVAKSQKMSNFHGGQGQNYHSNYNQSQSSYYGNQGNGGQGGYYSQWGGYDQYSGYNSGYNSGYGAAYGSGYNYNYGPYGYPPPGHVMPPPPMGMPPTDMSGAVESHEEGGDVDEDNSEEPIPECDVDQWNKDFMQRSEELYDAMMSCHWEPLDSVNSPIPSLS; encoded by the exons atgtttAACCGACAGACGAGCCTATGGATGGGTGAT TTGGACCCATACATGGATGAGAACTTCATCAAGCAGGCATTTAGCGCCATGGGAGAATCGCCGTTTGGAGTCAAGATCATCACTCACAGGATAACAGG TGGTTCAGCGGGATACTGCTTTGTGGAGCTGGCTGATGAAGCTAGCGTCGACCGCTGTGTCCAAAGGCTGAACGGGAAACTGGTTCCCGGATCAAACCCG CCCCGGAAGTTTAAGCTAAACTATGCCACCTACGGGAAACGACCAGAGGCGGG GCCGGAGTTCTCAGTGTTTGTGGGCGACTTGGCCTCTGAGGTGGATGACTTCCAACTGCACCAAGTTTTTAAGAAGTACCTTTCCTGCAAGGGAGCCAAAGTAGTTACTGACCAGTATGGATACTCCAG AGGTTACGGCTTTGTCAAGTTTGGGGAGGAGGGTGAGCAGAAGAAGGCCATCGAGGAGTGCCAGGGCACCATGCTGGGGGGGAAGCCGCTCCGACTCAGCATCGCTGTAGCAAAGAG CCAGAAGATGAGCAACTTCCACGGCGGCCAGGGCCAGAATTACCATAGCAACTACAACCAGTCCCAGTCCAGTTACTACGGCAACCAGGGTAACGGGGGTCAGGGGGGTTACTACTCTCAGTGGGGTGGCTATGACCAGTACAGTGGCTACAACAGCGGCTACAACAGCGGCTATGGCGCCGCCTATGGCAGTggctacaactacaactacggGCCCTATGGGTACCCGCCACCAGGCCACGTGATGCCACCGCCTCCCATGGGGATGCCACCAACTGACATGTCAGGAGCTGTGGAG AGTCACGAGGAGGGTGGTGATGTAGACGAGGATAATTCAGAAG AACCCATCCCCGAATGTGACGTGGATCAGTGGAACAAAGACTTCATGCAGCGGAGCGAGGAGCTCTACGACGCCATGATGAGCTGTCACTGGGAACCCCTGGACTCTGTGAACTCCCCgatcccctccctctcctga
- the trnau1apb gene encoding tRNA selenocysteine 1-associated protein 1-like isoform X3, whose product MDENFIKQAFSAMGESPFGVKIITHRITGGSAGYCFVELADEASVDRCVQRLNGKLVPGSNPPRKFKLNYATYGKRPEAGPEFSVFVGDLASEVDDFQLHQVFKKYLSCKGAKVVTDQYGYSRGYGFVKFGEEGEQKKAIEECQGTMLGGKPLRLSIAVAKSQKMSNFHGGQGQNYHSNYNQSQSSYYGNQGNGGQGGYYSQWGGYDQYSGYNSGYNSGYGAAYGSGYNYNYGPYGYPPPGHVMPPPPMGMPPTDMSGAVEQSHEEGGDVDEDNSEEPIPECDVDQWNKDFMQRSEELYDAMMSCHWEPLDSVNSPIPSLS is encoded by the exons ATGGATGAGAACTTCATCAAGCAGGCATTTAGCGCCATGGGAGAATCGCCGTTTGGAGTCAAGATCATCACTCACAGGATAACAGG TGGTTCAGCGGGATACTGCTTTGTGGAGCTGGCTGATGAAGCTAGCGTCGACCGCTGTGTCCAAAGGCTGAACGGGAAACTGGTTCCCGGATCAAACCCG CCCCGGAAGTTTAAGCTAAACTATGCCACCTACGGGAAACGACCAGAGGCGGG GCCGGAGTTCTCAGTGTTTGTGGGCGACTTGGCCTCTGAGGTGGATGACTTCCAACTGCACCAAGTTTTTAAGAAGTACCTTTCCTGCAAGGGAGCCAAAGTAGTTACTGACCAGTATGGATACTCCAG AGGTTACGGCTTTGTCAAGTTTGGGGAGGAGGGTGAGCAGAAGAAGGCCATCGAGGAGTGCCAGGGCACCATGCTGGGGGGGAAGCCGCTCCGACTCAGCATCGCTGTAGCAAAGAG CCAGAAGATGAGCAACTTCCACGGCGGCCAGGGCCAGAATTACCATAGCAACTACAACCAGTCCCAGTCCAGTTACTACGGCAACCAGGGTAACGGGGGTCAGGGGGGTTACTACTCTCAGTGGGGTGGCTATGACCAGTACAGTGGCTACAACAGCGGCTACAACAGCGGCTATGGCGCCGCCTATGGCAGTggctacaactacaactacggGCCCTATGGGTACCCGCCACCAGGCCACGTGATGCCACCGCCTCCCATGGGGATGCCACCAACTGACATGTCAGGAGCTGTGGAG CAGAGTCACGAGGAGGGTGGTGATGTAGACGAGGATAATTCAGAAG AACCCATCCCCGAATGTGACGTGGATCAGTGGAACAAAGACTTCATGCAGCGGAGCGAGGAGCTCTACGACGCCATGATGAGCTGTCACTGGGAACCCCTGGACTCTGTGAACTCCCCgatcccctccctctcctga
- the fitm1l gene encoding fat storage-inducing transmembrane protein 1, whose amino-acid sequence MFLNTMLVVLTDLAALVLGNAAFRKHFHLLLSVVVMFAPALSLWVSQHSVFAKRSHFLYRMFLRSGWGWTCIFAGSFIFLLSFSVRRSLSLSIRHLSRLGVAGGLWLGFCKLLDLLENTTGSCYEPLLSGPEVANGQPLLLLREGESKSQCLRAGMLWRGYEVSEDVFLLCLCCLLLVEETAVFGPYLSLGGISGAPLRILFLFCVLLLWLWMFLLLCLLAYFPQFPTQLIGGALGCLTWRGLYQGWYRQGPSWYCPGRPGVGLLNTKTSGTEAEEAQQNHNHCN is encoded by the exons ATGTTCCTAAACACGATGCTGGTGGTCCTGACGGACCTGGCGGCCTTGGTCCTGGGTAATGCTGCCTTCCGGAAGCACTTCCACCTGCTGCTGTCGGTGGTGGTGATGTTCGCCCCGGCACTGAGCCTCTGGGTCTCACAGCACAGCGTCTTTGCCAAGAGAAGCCATTTCCTCTACAG GATGTTCCTGCGCTCTGGTTGGGGCTGGACCTGCATCTTTGCCGgctccttcatcttcctcctctccttctctgtccgtcgctccctctctctctccatccgcCACCTCTCCCGGCTTGGGGTGGCTGGCGGATTGTGGCTTGGTTtctgtaaactcctggaccttCTGGAGAACACCACCGGAAGCTGCTACGAACCTTTACTCAGTGGCCCAGAGGTCGCCAACGGGCAGCCTCTGCTGTTGCTACGAGAAGGGGAGAGTAAGTCCCAATGCCTCAGAGCTGGGATGCTGTGGAGGGGGTATGAGGTTTCAGAAgatgtcttcctcctctgtctctgctgcctGCTCCTGGTTGAGGAAACAGCCGTGTTTGGCCCCTATCTGAGCCTGGGTGGGATCTCAGGTGCCCCTCTGAGGATCCTCTTCCTGTTCTGTGTTCTCCTGCTCTGGCTCTGgatgtttctgctgctctgtctATTAGCATACTTCCCTCAGTTCCCCACTCAGCTAATAGGGGGCGCCCTGGGGTGCCTGACCTGGAGGGGACTGTACCAGGGCTGGTATCGCCAGGGGCCCAGCTGGTACTGCCCCGGGAGGCCCGGAGTGGGACTGCTCAACACCAAGACCAGCGGTACTGAAGCAGAGGAGgcacaacaaaaccacaatcaCTGCAATTAA